A stretch of DNA from Deltaproteobacteria bacterium:
ATGTTCGGTCTCGGTTTGCCGGAGCTCCTGATCATCCTCGTTATCGTGGTCCTGCTGTTCGGGGCCGGGAAACTTCCACAGATCGGGTCGGGGCTCGGTGAAGGCATACGCAATTTCAAAAAGTCGATGAAGGACAAGAACGAAGTCGACGTCACTCCCGCCAAGTCGGACGAGGAGAAGAAGAAGTCGTAGGGACGCCGCGTGCCGTCAACCGCCGGCATCCGTTGAGCTAATCCCCCTCCTTTGCCTCCAGCCGGTAGGCGCTTATATCAGCCGGGGCGTTGAAGAATACCACCATGAAGGGCACCGATTTCCCCGGCTGGACGTCCATGTTCGTCAGGCGTTCGCCGAATCGGTTCGAAAGGATTTTCTCGATTTCGGCCCTGGGAGACTTTCGCAGCATATCTCCCTGGA
This window harbors:
- a CDS encoding twin-arginine translocase TatA/TatE family subunit; translated protein: MFGLGLPELLIILVIVVLLFGAGKLPQIGSGLGEGIRNFKKSMKDKNEVDVTPAKSDEEKKKS